Proteins from a single region of Rana temporaria chromosome 5, aRanTem1.1, whole genome shotgun sequence:
- the LOC120941787 gene encoding uncharacterized protein LOC120941787: MSDSADSDVQQNKRTKRQKSRGPIYTKEENAALVAAVSKEKVTLFCQSVPASEKSAAWERVRDSVNAVSKFHRPTNGVRHRFYDCRATVTKKMQRLRLGQNRGKPIKLREWEAELRDVLLAEDVPGFSSRGQNHRAGDQETSSLEGSAPTPSTSYQQHSGESCIQDPPASASGRTIAPPQDQQYHPERRVQCSPHSPVLLLERLEIQPEITPIIPQTPDFSPGPEEEHRGQGSFIQPPHALMPPTAVPPFPTVQEIILRELIELRCDNRKLQRKVKRLTRLTHQLSRQQTESFEIILARASQQHN; the protein is encoded by the exons atgTCAGATAGTGCGGACTCAGATGTGCAGCAGAACAAGCGAACCAAGAGACAGAAATCAAGGGGACCCATATATACCAAAGAGGAGAATGCTGCATTGGTTGCTGCAGTATCAAAAGAAAAAGTGACACTCTTCTGCCAATCCGTGCCAGCATCTGAGAAGTCAGCAGCCTGGGAACGAGTCCGGGACTCCGTGAATGCGGTCTCCAAGTTTCACAGGCCCACCAATGGCGTCAGACACAg GTTCTATGATTGTCGGGCAACGGTTACAAAGAAGATGCAGAGGCTTCGACTAGGACAAAACCGAGGAAAGCCTATCAAGTTGCGAGAGTGGGAGGCGGAGCTAAGAGATGTCCTTCTGGCAGAGGATGTCCCTGGATTCAGCAGCAGGGGTCAAAATCATAGAGCTGGTG ATCAAGAAACATCATCCTTGGAAGGATCAGCTCCAACTCCAAGTACATCCTATCAACAACATTCTGGTG AAAGCTGCATTCAAGACCCTCCAGCATCGGCTTCTGGCAGGACCATTGCTCCTCCTCAGG ATCAGCAATACCACCCTGAGAGGAGAGTACAGTGCAGCCCGCACTCTCCTGTTCTTCTTTTGGAGAGGCTGGAGATTCAGCCAGAGATTACCCCTATCATTCCCCAGACTCCTGATTTCTCCCCCGGCccagaggaggagcacagaggacaagGTTCATTCATTCAGCCACCCCATGCCCTGATGCCACCTACTGCTGTACCGCCTTTCCCAACTGTGCAGGAGATCATTCTGAGGGAGCTTATAGAATTAAGGTGTGACAACCGAAAACTACAACGAAAGGTCAAAAGGCTTACCCGGCTTACCCATCAGTTGAGCAGGCAGCAAACTGAGAGTTTTGAAATAATTTTGGCCCGGGCAAGCCAACAACACAATTAG